Proteins found in one Limnohabitans sp. TEGF004 genomic segment:
- a CDS encoding GntR family transcriptional regulator — MQPNFVTATHTTHGEPFEEGGSQAVKVQLKLREMVLAGDLKAGSRITELALVEKLGVSRTPIRAALIRLEQEGLLQQMPSGGFAVRKFSEADVADAIELRGTVEGLAARMAAERGTSEQNLEQANECLDQIDLLLREPVLHEEAFSRYVDLNAQFHTLLGGFSASPVIQRELERVGSLPFASPSGFVGVQANSPQARDMLIVAQDQHRQVMQAIVQREGARAEALMREHSRLAQRNLREAVRSSLHLPGVHLISPSS, encoded by the coding sequence ATGCAACCGAATTTTGTAACTGCCACTCACACCACTCACGGCGAACCTTTTGAAGAAGGTGGGTCGCAGGCCGTCAAGGTCCAGTTGAAGTTACGCGAGATGGTGTTGGCTGGCGACTTGAAGGCTGGATCACGCATCACCGAGCTAGCGCTGGTTGAAAAGCTTGGCGTTTCGAGAACGCCGATTCGCGCTGCCTTGATCCGACTCGAGCAAGAAGGGTTGTTGCAACAAATGCCCAGCGGTGGTTTTGCTGTGCGCAAATTCTCGGAAGCCGATGTGGCCGATGCGATTGAGTTGCGAGGCACGGTAGAAGGTCTGGCTGCGCGCATGGCGGCAGAGCGCGGTACGTCTGAGCAAAACCTAGAACAAGCTAATGAATGCCTTGATCAAATTGATCTTTTGCTTCGCGAGCCGGTGTTGCACGAAGAGGCTTTCTCGCGCTATGTCGATTTGAATGCGCAATTCCACACTTTGTTGGGTGGCTTCTCAGCCTCTCCTGTGATTCAGCGCGAGTTGGAGCGCGTGGGCAGCTTGCCATTTGCATCGCCTTCCGGCTTTGTGGGCGTGCAAGCCAACTCGCCTCAGGCGCGTGACATGCTCATCGTGGCCCAAGACCAACACAGACAAGTAATGCAAGCCATTGTCCAGCGCGAGGGTGCGAGGGCTGAAGCGTTGATGCGCGAACACTCGCGTTTGGCGCAAAGAAATTTACGCGAAGCGGTGCGCAGTTCGCTTCATCTGCCGGGCGTGCATTTGATTTCCCCCAGTTCTTAA